A window of Cryptococcus tetragattii IND107 chromosome 5, whole genome shotgun sequence genomic DNA:
CTACCTTCTTTGACATTGGCAGACAAGAGTGTATCTAGTTTTTTGAAGGAGTAGTGTTAGATTGCTGTGAAGGGGCCACTGGGCACTTGGCAACTTGGTGGTTCTTGTCAGCACAATAGAGGCAGAGGTTATGATTCTTGCACCTCTGATATTCTTCTGGAGTCAGACATCCATGTCTGGTTATCCTAGCTGAACTTGGGACAAATGCAGCCCTTAGGTTGACTGCTGGCATCACCTCTTTATTGAAGGTGGTGTTGGTAGTGGTAGACCTTATTGGCATGCTATTCACCACAGAGAAATGTCTGAAGTTGTTGGGATGGTTGTTATTGTAAGAGGTGCAGGTGTAGTCACTTCAGGTGGCATTGAAAGGCACCTTTGGTTGTTGGTCTCGCTTTGCTAATACCTGTTCATATCAACAGCTGTCAATATGGATTGTCATGTCTTTGAGGTTCTTGAATGACTTGGCTTTGGGTAGTCTGGCGAGTTCATCTTTGATGTCATCCTTCAAGCCCTTGTAGAAGCAAGCCTTTTTTGCTTCATCATTCCGCTGAACCAAGGTGGCATAACACATAAAGGTTGCGAGGTATGAGGATACAGAACCTTGCTGATGAACAGTGTTTAGTTGTCATTCTGTGGCCTGTTCCTTGTCTGGATCCCCAAAGTTCTTCCTTAACTCAGCACAAAATTTCTTGAAGTCCAGCATAAACTTGAGCTGGGGATCAATAGTTACAAAGGGTTGGAACCATAAGAATGGGGTGTCTCTGAGGAACGACCCAGTGTATAGGACTTTGGAGGTCTCAGTAGGGAAGTGAGAGGGTTGGAGGGtaatcaccatcatcacttgAGTGATAAAGGTTGAGAGCTTGGCATACTGCCCATAGTAGTACTGAGGTTGGGATACCTTTGGTTCTTGAGGTTGACTGGAGGGTACTGAGGTGTGTTGTCAGCTGTATTCCCTTTTAACTTCTGGGTATGATGTCTGTGCTGACAGGTCACAGCTTGATCTAggttcttcatcttctttatcCAATCCTTGTTCATTCTTGCCCTCATTATCTTCACTATTATCAAACATCTGTCATTCGACTTtgctctcttccaacttatgcatcaactcttccttctgttgTTTAAGTCTCACAATATGATTGTGCATCATCTTGAGCTGAGTTTGGGTGTTGCTTGATGTACTGTCAGCAGTAGATGGGTCAGATTGAGGATTGGTGCTGAATGAACCAATGGGATTGTTgttctcatcatcaagggtATGTTCTATGTTCTACTCCCTTGCCTttatcaatcttctccacagTTCGACCACTACAAGTGGAAGGACCTGACATGATATAGGATGTGGTATATCGAGTTGTATGAGGTTATAGGTGTTGATGTTATCGAAGCTAGGGTACTTGAAATCTATACCAACCAACCACAAATATCGCACTGTAAGTACTTCTGGGATGGTATGGCTAGTGACATGAAGGATTTTGTTAGCACTTGCCTTGCATGCCAAACATCCAAAGCTACAACCACCAAACCTCCAGGTCTCCTCCACTCACTACTGGTTCCAGCTGCCAAGTTCACTGACATTGGTATTGATTTTGCGGGCCTGCTCCCAACTGTAAGGTCCAGATGAGAAGACCTTCACTGTGTGGAGGGAGCATGGTGACAAGGTGTGGGACTGGTTCAGACTGGTGGGGCTTGTGTGGTTTAGGGCTTGGACTTCAGGCtggacaagaagcaaaCAAGATCCCAATATGCATACACTGATTATGTCCTATCAGCAACTAGTATAGAAAGAGAGCGATGTGTAGGCTGATGcagaagggagaaggcaaagaaCACTCAAGACAATAAGtcaaaagaggaggagaggtagAACACAATAATGGTGAAGAGACAAAGAACCATTGTGTGATACCTTTTCTTGTACTTTGCCTTCACTCTCCAAAACCAGTCATGCCCAAACTCCGATAAACCCCAGAGGTGTGTGGTGAAAAAGGACAGAAAAGGAACAGGAACAAAAGCATAATAAAACTCCAAAATGTGCCCTGTAGGGCACATGCAAAAACACAGAAAACAAGGGATAGAATGCACTGTCTCAAAGCAGGATGCTGAAGTCAAATAAAGCAGCATGTATCAAGGTCAAGAGCACAACCTGCTGATGCATAAGAAGGAGAATAATGCATATAAACCAAGGTGATAATACACCTTGGTGATGAATGGAAAATAAAATAGGGAAAAATAGACAGAAAAGTCTGTAAGGCATGCATGCCAAACATGGTCATTATGATCCCAAAGTCTGTTTCAATTGGTAGATAGTTTGGTTGCTGCTTTTCTCTTATTTTGATTCCATTTTTTCTTCGCACTCCTCACAGGCCTCAATTGAATTTGCAGTGAGGAAaagtctctcttcttcatctttagAAAGAGagccttttccctttggtCATCCATGACTTGCTGTAGTTCTTTTGAGTGCTGTGAGTCCCACTTCCTATTCAGATTGTGGTTTTATGCTAACTGGGTGGATGTTTAGTACATAGAGCTTCGTTGACCCTCTGCCAAGGTGTCCAACTAATAAATGCAAACTCATAGACCGCTTCTGCACCCAGATGAACCCAACTAcctctttccttgccaCTGACCTTAACCTGTCATGATCCTGctgtctctctttcctaCAAATCAAGCTGAACCCTCCAGTGAACATCCCCCCTGGGTTGTTACAAAGTCAATGTGCCAGAGGCTAACAACTTACACCTGCCCAGTCAGCAAATAGTCCACCTCAAATATAAAGGGAGAACAAGACACCCATTAGACAACTGAGGActgcaaaaaagaaactcttcctgaagggtgaaaaagaagaagcattgTTTTTTATGTAGACTTGCAGCCTTATATCCTTGGGTGTCTGGGACAGTGCTTGGAGAAAATAAGGAAAGGATTgaaataaaaatgatgaagttaTAAGGATAAATAAACTGCAGAATTGAAGCTCAGATGAAATGAAGTTGTGGAAGGGCAGAAGGGCATTTGAGTGTACAAGATTTGATCCTGAAATGCAGTGAAGGCAACCAGTTATAACTTGATATCCAAACATGTGGGAAATTCCCTGAAACATGACCTCAGGCTTTGGCCACAGGCTTTGGCCAACCACTTGATGCATGGAGCCTTTCAGATGAGAGCAAGCACTTGGAGCTCAAGGACCTTTCACAAAGTAACTTATGAAATATTGATCTttgaggggaagaagatcaagatcaaggacAAAGCTCTCCTTTATATACTTCTACAGAAATCTATTTATATCCCTtgaggtccagctggaaGTCCAGTCCTTTTCTCAGAGGTCCAACTGGACCTTCTTATCTGAAAcaatcttgctttcctttaTTATGCAATTCCTTCCTATAATCTCTTatttcttctacttcatGCAGGCTCATGACAGTGATGTTGAGCTCAGGAGatggcttgaagatgatgtttaTGAAAAACAACAGCCAGAGGTGAAGAGACACCATTGCCCTCTCTGTCAgtgaaagggaaaggaaaatcAAAGTGATGGAGAACAAGACCTATGGTACCTTTCTGATGGATGCCTCTTCATGATTCTGGTGTCTTGGGCTGATGTCCTGATTGAGTACTGGAAGAGTGAGAAGTAAACCTCAAGAAAATATGGAGAATACCATGGTTCAAAATGTCATAGGAAAGGAGAATAGGTTCTAGCTGAAAGTGGCAGCTGAGAAATACAGtaggagattgaaaagaaaaaagagagcAGCATACATATTGAATATGCAGAAGAGCAAGTGTGAGCAAACATACAACATCATTTCAAGTGTCTAATGTAGTAGTAAAAGGCCAAATACTCCAAGGTTCATACACCTGACCTTACAATCTTGATGATAATTAATTATATGCGCATGTAGCCCCGAATGTGCACTATCCAATGGAGTTCTACTGTGGGCACAGGGATGCCTCACTGCATTCAGAGGGCATTCAAAGAGTGttcaggagatgatggcattCAAATGGCATTCAGGGAAGTGTTCATAGAGTTGTGTATTTGGTTATGGAGGACTAGGGGATGCAAACTAGCACTGGTGTTTGCATATGTTTTACtaaggaaaaggatatCTGTAGCTATCATACAtcaatatatatatatatatatgtctATGAACAAAAACACAAAAGCCTGTAGAAATgtccaaaaaagaaatgcaGTGAAGTCCACTTGATATGTTTTGGAATCAAGTCCACACCTCCCAATGTTGTTCCATGAATGGGTATAAATCTTACCATGCATCACTTAATAGTGAGAATGATTGGTGGTAAGGGCTCTGCACTACCATCTACATGCATGAAACTCTGCTCTATGCATGAGTGTCAGGACAGAACATCTAATCAGTGATTAGTAAAACTAATCCCCTAATGATTATATTTCTTAGACATAAATGAAGGGACTTTACATTTTTAAAAGCCATACTTATAAATATAGAGGGATGGTTTTCTTTTGGGTTTCTTGCATACCTTACAAGGTGCACTTCAGCACCTTGTTATGCTTCTTGTCCatgtttcctttttggcCTTTTTTCACCATGCTTTTTCACCACAAACCCAACTGCTCATGCTGTGTCTGTCAGCAACTGGCTTGTGGCTCTAATGTTTCCCATAAAAGCGCTGTATAAAAGTTCTGTATACTTGACAGTATGATTGTGAAGGAAGCTGGGCAGTCAAACCTTGATGAAGTCATTTTCAGCAACTCTGAGGTGTCTAAACTGAGTGAAATTGCCAGTGATGGCAAGAATGAAGTTGCTATTCCTGGCATGCAAATTCCCTTAACATGAGGCCCAAAATAAGCTAGGCACTTTGACAGTGAGGACATGAGCATGGTTTTGCCTATTGTCCTAAAGAACAGAATACCAAAGATGCAGATTACTCATACTGTTTTTAAGAGTGTCAGAACTCTGGCCATTGTTGTCACTATTGACTGTTAATGGAGAGCTGAATTGTTGGCCTGCCTAGAGGTGTCATTTTCACTCTGCTAGGCAGAGAAGGGGTCGCTCAATGAGAACCTTCACCATGGGCCCTGCTGAAGTGACACAGCACAGACAGCCAATCAGGATTCACATTCTCTCTCTGTACaatttttttcttctaGCTgataaagaagagaatCATTGTCCCTTTGTCATTTGATAGCAGGATTACAGCCTTCAGACCAGATTTGTCTATAAGTTGACAtccattttcttttttcaaaGACTTGATCTAAATGCTGATGACTTCAGGCATGTTGAGGTCCAAAGGACCATTGTCACAGACCAACCACAAGGTCTGGGATGCAGGTTGGGTAGCTGAAGGAGAATAGAAGGGACTAAAAAGGGGAAACAAGGAAAGCTGCATTGAGTCTGGCTCGCTATGTTTCTGGGTTTCTGGATTTTATTtcgaggagatggtgttgatCCTGGAGAATTGTACACTTCTGGACTGGCATTGAGGATTTctaaacaaaaagaaactaaCTAAAAGTACTtgattatatatatatatatatttccTAGGCGCCACTTAGTTCCACCTTCCCCCCCCCCAAGATCTGAATAAATAATTAAAAACTGTAACAACCATAATGGAAAAGCTTTGGCTGTGGTGTGTAAGCTAAGGGCAGCAAGGGGACTGCAGTGGATAATATGCAAATGTGGATGGTGCAGCttgggatgaagaaatgCGTCAGGATTACATTAAAAGTGAAGGACCAGGTGACAATTTACATGCACAGCAGTTCCAACAGAAATGTTCATAAAACCAGAAGAAACTGGCTTCATACAGTCTTAATTTTGCAGTCCTGCTTCTACTTATCCACTCGAAATGAAGCTGGCACCTGCTTACAGTCAGGTGCTCAAGGGGCTTGAACCCCTTATGGAAAAGCCTTCAATAGGCCTGCTTGAGTTATCATTGATTTTATTCACATGACACAATTTATCAGCAATAGTAGAGTCACCTATGTCCTATCGACCATGTTATGCTTGCATCTTTGATTGAGGACTCCTTCCTGTCATAAACAAAATTCAACACTATGACATCAGTGGCATGAACTCCACTCCCTCATAGATAAATTATATCAGCTTGCAGGCAACACACAAACGCAAATAAGCTAATGCCAAAGATTCACCAGAGCACATGACAGTTATTTATTCTTGGCATCAAGCGCGAAAAGCATATCCTTTATCCATATCATCAACTAATCAATGTCACTGCCATGCATCATTACTACCAAGTCATTAATTGACAGTGTAGCCATCTAAAGATCGGCGTCATCCTATTTGCAGCGAGGGTTAACAGATGAGCCCTGTCTCTGAACATTCATTAAACACTGACCTCATCGGGCAAAGGGGCATTGGCAGCAGCCTTGAGCTCCTCCTCATATTTGGCAATAAGGGCCTGGTCAACCTGAACCTCAGGGGGTGcaagagcaggagcagcCACAAACTCAAGAGATTGGTTGCTAATTATTGTTAGTAAATGATCGTGCTTGAACCAGTCTTGAAATTCACCCAACAAGCTTCCTGGCAAGCCAAAGGAAAGGTTTCTCAAAGTTGTACTGGTATACTATGTGAGATCGTGCCTATCTTTGGGAGTTAGGCACTTACATTAGACTTTGCAGAGATCTCGAAGTACTGAAGGTTCTCTGAAATGCTGATGTTAGTGGCTATATGTCTGATTGACAACATATGCTTGAAGAAACAATGCTCACTCTTGCGGTGGAAAGTCACGTTGCCAGTCTTgactttcctctcctgcaTAGAAAGTCAGTGACATTTCTTCGAAAAGGCTAAGTGGTGTTTTACCTTCACATCGACCTTGTTGCCACAGAGGACGATAGGAATGTTTTCACACACTCGTTCAAGGTCGCGGTGCCAGTTGGGAACATTTTTGTAAGTGATACGAGAAGTGACGTCAAACATAATGATACCGCATTGCCCTTGGATGTAATAACCATCACGAAGACCTCCGAACTTTTCTTGACCCGCAGTGTCCCAAACATTGAAGCAAATAGTGCCGAAGTTGGTGTGGAAAGTAAGGGGGTGGACTTCAACACCAAGGGTAGCTGTTAAAGCGTCAATAAGAGTGGTAACGCGTAAAACAGCCATCTAACACTTACCAATGTACTTCTTTTCGAACTCGCCTAGAATATATTATTGATGAATTAGAGATCAATAATCATGGGCATTCCTCGATGCGGTATTACTTACCGGTCAAATGACGCTTGACGAAGGTGGTCTACGCGGATTTCAAAGATCAGCAGTAATCTTGCGAACATGACAACACTGGCCCATACCTTTCCTGAAATTCACGACCAGTCAGGCACAAAACATGTAGCAGCGAACGTgacaaggaaagggaaggacaTTACATACCCTGGAATTCAAGTCAGTAAGAGCATCAACAGCATGGAGCGACAATGAGCGAGAATGAAggataaaaaaataaacaCGTACAGTACCACCGTCACCGCACAGGACCATTTTGAAGGTAGCAGTGTTCTCCATTTTTGCGATTTTTCTAGTTCGTGATCGGTGGGAGAGATTTTGCTGTTGGCGTTAACAAGGCGTCTATGAGCTGAGATGGGTTGAAAATGGACGTTGAAACTAGAGAGGACCGACAACCAGTTCAACGCAGTCATCGGTGTGTGTGGTGCGTCCTCTTAATTTtattttttccattttttccaAATTCTCCCGGTTGTTAGTCACGTGATTGGACTTTTATCCACAACAACTAAGCAACAAGCAAGCAATGAACAAGTAAATAAACTAACTAACACTACGTGTACTACGGTAGTCACGAGGCTACACACTACTTCACCATTATTGAATCAAGAATTTGCTTCCGAACAACATCGTACTGTTAGGACGCACGTAGACGCACACGCGAACATCTAAATATCATAACATAGAAACCCGAATTTCATCATCCGTAAAGTGTCCAAGCACCTACCAAATTAGACCTATCGAGGTTCCTCATCTTGAGGATCATGCAGGATATCACTCAGTGGTTTATTAAGGAGTGTGACGGTTAGCATCTCATACTGTGTGCCTATTAACTATGTGCTGAGGCTCATACTGGTAAATGATGTAGGCCTATTATGGGGCGAGTTAGTCAAGCCTTCAGCCCTCACGATGATGGATGCCATGAAAGCTATCCAAGTGAGTTCTTTGACGTTAATTCAACTAATAACATAAGCTACTGGATCCCAAAATGGACATTGGCATCCTTACCGACTTCAAATCACCATATACGTTTCGTCCTGAAGATCGTCTCATACCTGAAGAACTTTGTTGGATCATGGATAATATGACAGCCCTTGAAGTGAAGTTGTATTCCCGATTCCTCATGGCATTTTACTGACGCAACTTGTCGGTTTAGATATCATGGTATCGAGGAGCAACACTCTGCCAGTCTGTTTACACTTGTCTGTATTATCACAACTTGCATTTGACAAATCCGTCATTCGTGACAAGACAGTTAACGCAGGAAGACCTGCTTTTATCTCAGATATTACGCACTTACCTGTTACTTTATTGCAAAACTATTGATCTGGTGTATACGGAACTCTCCAAGGGAAATATCatagaaggagaagattgctGGTTGGATCACTATGGACTACCAATCAAGGTGAATGACGACGTCGAAGCAATAATCGAATTTGCAAATGAGACTCTTGTGTGGTTGGAAAATGTGAAAACAAAACGTATGTCCTACCCCAGACCATCAGTGGCTGATCGATCACAGCAGCGCTAGATGGTTTTGGTGATCAAATGATAAACCGATTGGTTTTCCGAAGAGTGAGTGATATGATCTTCTTCGAAGCTCACAAACAGAACTATCTCCGATATCTCGACTGCGCCACGTCGGTCGATATCAGCCTGGAACAAACTCTGTTGGTCATGCAAATGGTAGCTCAAGATACTTGCCCATCAGCCATTCAACCTTCCGAAATTACGAGATTGGGTTTTGATCCGAAAGTACCTTCTTACCTGCGCCAAAGTATGCCCCTACCCGAATTCCGGCAACCGACATTCAAACAGTCTTGGGAATGTATGATGAACATGATAGAAGAACTTTTGCACGTTGAGCGTCTCATGGCTACAGGAGATTGGATAGAATGGAAGGTAAGCCGAAGGAAAATCCTAGCGGCTAACCACACAGGCTTTTTTTTGGGCAATGACCCTGAATGACAGAGAGAGATTGCCCATCCACCGGTCATTGATCCAAGTGAGATATGCGAAGGCAATGGCCCACACACTTGACTGATTGCATGTAGAGTAGATTCACGGCTTTCTGTTATGACTCGCATCAAGGCAACCGTAATATTGATCGTCTTGCTAGAGAAGCCATATTGTACGAATGTGGTGATAGAAACGAAGTTGTGACGGTGCTAGGCACGCTTGATGGTATGGCCGATGCTCCCAATATGCAACAACTCAAAACATGGAGAGCTCTGATAGCAAACGTATGCTTTTTCTACATATTTCTGAATTAAGCTGAAATTTCCGTAGGATATATTGATGGACCTGATTGTGCCTCTGCATAATCCACCGCGCCAGCGCCGGAACTTGATTTCACTTTCCACACAATTGCAACATCGGACGATGACGGGCAATCGTCTTGCGACTCAATATGGGTTCTCTCCCATAGTAACTTCGGTACTGGAAATTTTTCGACTTGATTGTTTGCTTGAAGCAGCATTATCAGCTATTGGATTGAACCTAATTCATTTTtcggaagaaagagaagtcTGGTGGTGGATATCAGAGATTGCAACTACTCGAGCATCTGCACCTGTTgcctcatcgtctttcAAAGCAATTTGGGCTCAAACCTGGGCCTACATAGCGTCCGCTATGCAAAATGTGAGTGTGTTATGATTAGTCCAGCTTATAAGTAGCTTTTAATTTTGGTGCCTTTGCCATTTGACGACTCTGCTCTATCAAAACCTCGATTTGTCCTTCGTCATAAGCATCTTGTACATGCCACCCATGCAACAGGGGATTTAACTACAAATATCGGCTTGATTCCTAAATATGAGAAGTGGATCTCACAGCGCAGACAATTAGATAGGAAACAAGTGAGTGTTCCGAGTTTCGCAGACGTTCTGCTAAATTTTATAGGGCTCTTGCGGGTTGAAGGAAGTTGCCAAACTTTTCAGGGAGGCACGAGAATCTCTCGACGGTTTGCTACTGCAACAGCCACGTAATCTAAGGGCCGCAAGTCGCATTGTTGTAAGTTGTCACGATCGTTAAACAGATTAGGTGTCTTAATGAGGCTTTTCAGTCCTTACAACAAGCGCTGGAACACAATATCCGACTAATTGATAAATTGGGGACTGAACAAAATCTGATGTGGGATTTGAAGACGAACGATCGAGAGGGTCGGTGGATTATGCTGTTGCTGGCCACTAATACTGCATCTTTGAACGAGTGACCTATTATCTATATTGATGgcggaagaaaggaaaagaattAATAATGGATGAGCGTGGGAGGTGATAGAAGCAGCTGTCCACCACAGATTTTGATAGCGATTGTCGAATGCAATGTTGAGGATCATCATGCGTAATCTTATATGGTTAATTCAGGATAATTTGTCTATGCGATTACACCAGAGAAATGGTCATCAAAGTCAGTTCATTCGCCAGCTCTTATGAGTGCGGTGTAGTCAATGGAGGGATGAAGAGTAACAATTGCATTACGGGCACACTGTCGTCTTTTGTTGTTGTGCAGGACCAACGCCGACTTCAAAACCATCTACGAttgcctcctcctctactgtatccttcccttctaTATCGCCTGAATTAGTTAGCTCCACTTCACATCTCGCCTGCCAAATGTCGCGATTGCTCTCCACATCAATCTTGCTTCGTATTTCTTTGAACAATTGATCTCCACTGGCTAAGGATATATCTAGTCCGGCAGCAGCCGCTTGAGTGCTCTTGCTCTGGGAAAGGATATCTGCAATTCGCTTCCTCTCAGCCTTGGACATATTGGATAAAGGAGGCGGCGATGGTTTGAATTGCATGAGGAGAAATTTGGTGTTTCCCCAAGGGTTCCCAAGGTAATCACTAAGAGCAAGCAGTTTAGGAATAACGTCGGTAACTGTGTTCAAGGGACCTGAAGGAAGGAATACAGAAGGGTTTCGTTCAGCGGACCTCGCGAGCATCACCGAGTCCGCACCTGTGAACAATTATGTCCTTAGAAAGTGATCGCTGACTAAAGGTAGAATGGGTACATGATGCACACATACCAGTTTCAtttttgatcttctcccaatTAGACCAACCTTCCCCATCGCCGTTACAAATCACAGATatacctcttctttttcccagATCGACGATACTGCCGAGTCGCTCCCAAAGAGCGCGCTCCCCTGGCCGCATTTGACGGGTTCGGCAATGGACAGTTAAATTACGGATCCCTGTACGAAGGATGCGAGATGCAAGGTAAAGAGTCGAGGGCTGTGtgggaagaagccgaaTTTTACATGAGATTGGAAGAGGGATACTGTCGAGAAGGGCCCGCAGTatatcaagaagaagctctgGCGTAGATAAAAGAGCCGCCCCCATTCCCGCATGCGTTCTGAATGAAAGTTAACTATTGATTAGACTACATAAGGTTACTCACGAAAAAGGTTTGGGGCACCCACAGTTCAAATCGCTGACGTACATTAACAATGTCAACTGTAAGCATCACGGAACAAAATACTGCCTCACATTCCGGCAACATCCTGCTGCACAGTCTGCGCGGCTTTTACTGCAAGCTCAGGGTTAGAAGAGCCAATCTGAAAAATGACT
This region includes:
- a CDS encoding GTP-binding nuclear protein spi1, yielding MENTATFKMVLCGDGGTVRTTFVKRHLTGEFEKKYIATLGVEVHPLTFHTNFGTICFNVWDTAGQEKFGGLRDGYYIQGQCGIIMFDVTSRITYKNVPNWHRDLERVCENIPIVLCGNKVDVKERKVKTGNVTFHRKKNLQYFEISAKSNYNFEKPFLWLARKLVGNQSLEFVAAPALAPPEVQVDQALIAKYEEELKAAANAPLPDEDDADL